The genomic region ATGCACAATGATATGGAAACTCACCTTGATGTTGTCCTGTTACTCTGTCTTTGggcatgtgtgtgtttacaaCAGGACCAGCTTGCAGGAAAAGCTCCCACAAAAGAGGCTCAGAGACCTTCTCATCAAGACCACCCACATATACAGTGGCATctggaaataaaatataatcaaaataaacactactGCACTGGACACAAAGATTAGGCAGCTTATAAAATACGCATAAGatcattattactattactactactactactactactatatatgcatatattataTCGTtttgttacactttatttaaattaaaccCCAAacttctttgttatttgtttttacCAAGCGTATTTGAATGAATGGAAGTGAGCGACTCGGTGCTAATAGAGATGACATgaagaatttaaaatgttttcatagtGCTGCAAAACTTTTCTTGAATATTGCCTAAAAATATTCCTACGatttaaatttataaatttACCTTGATTTCGTTCTGAAATCGGTCCCGCCGCCATGATGAACCCGGCGTGTGTACTAACGGAAGCGCCTCGTTTTCCTTCCGCGATACAATACAACACAACAACGCCACGTCAGTCCGGTGCTGCCCCCAACAGGACAGGAGGATGAACATTCACGCCTTTGTGGCTGTCAAATTCTAATTTAGGTTTACCGCATTCTTTGCTCTTCTTTGCAGTAGGGGTTCAATCTTCAGCTGGCTGGCGGTAGCAGCCACTgacaggtcacgtgacctggtggcagctgccagtctgattctggcaggtcacgtgacctgccattggcgctggtggcagctgccagtctgattATGGCATGTCTGTCAGAGGTTCTGGTGGCTGGCAGAGTGTAACACGTTCCTTATATCTCTGTCGCTGCAtggaaaatacataattttatcattattaatataatattatgactccattcttttgtatggtggacgttttagatgggtttatctcaattaaagcagtcaaatgaccgtgatctcaactggtgggaaATGACGCAttgcccagccagccactgctgagacgcgagtataacgcgctctctaatcaatTTTGCTGCattgaaatacataattttattattattaatataatattatgactatattgttttgtatggtggacgttttagatgggtttatctcaattaaagcagtcaaatgaccgtgatctcaactggtggaaaaatgacgcatagcccagccagccactgctgagacgcgagtataacgcgctctctaatcactctcgctgcatggaaatacataattttattattattaatataatattatgtctatattgttttgtattattgacgttttagatgggtttatctcaattaaagcagtaaaatgaccgtgatctcaactggtggaaaaatgacgcatagcccagccgcagccactgctgagacgcgagtataacgcgctctctaataactctcgctgcatgaaattacataattttatcattattaatataatattatgactatattgttttgtatggtggacgttttagatgggtttatctcaattaaagcagtaaaatgaccgtgatctcaactggtggaaaaatgacgcatagcccagccagccactgctgagacgcgagtataacgcgctctctaatcaatTTTGCTGCattgaaatacataattttattattattaatataatattatgactatattgttttgtatggtggacgttttagatgggtttatctcaattaaagcagtaaaatgaccgtgatctcaactggtggaaaatgacgcatagcccagccagccactgctgagacgcgagtataacgcgctctctaatcactctcgctgcatggaaatacataattttattattattaatataatattatgtctatattgttttgtattattgacgttttagatgggtttatctcaattaaagcagtaaaatgaccgtgatctcaactggtggaaaaatgacgcatagcccagccgcagccactgctgagacgcgagtataacgcgctctctaatcactctcgctgcatgaaattacataattttatcattattaatataatattatgactatattgttttgtatggtggacgatttagatgggtttatctcaattaaagcagtaaaatgaccgtgatctcaactggtggaaaaatgacgcatagcccagccagccactgctgagacgcgagtataacgcgctctctaatcagtctcgctgcatgaaaatacataattttattattattaatatcatattatgactctattcttttgtatggtggacgttttagatgggtttatctcaattaaagcagtcaaatgaccgtgatctcaattggtggaaaatgtcaaatataacacagCATGCTTTCGGGGAACATATTATGAttgattttcaaaaaattgagctataaaagcctgatgtataaatatgatgctcaacaacaaaaacatgcacatactTTTGAGGTATCATATTTCATACACACATGCACTGGGActcatgatttttatttatactgtacaaactgtacatcctcccatatatatataattaatgagAAATGGACAAATAAATGTTACCCAAACGCCTGTTgtttacattaacattaaaaaatgtaaacatgtattttattatttttaacattaaaaaaaagagtcaTGAATAATTAGGTAAATCAAAGTTGCTGCATTCCACAAAATTTTTATCTTACACTTACTTACAAGCTAACACTcaacaacaactttttaaacatgcaaGTCCCCtccaaatattgtaaatatgtgaAACATATTTGTGAAACAAGCAGATTTACAGGTGGTCATGTTGCTTATGCTGCCCGTGAccttaaaagaaatgaacaaaGTCAATGTATCTAAATATTTACATCAAACAcacctttttaaaatgaaatcaagAAATGAGACCTAAACTTCCCCACAGCCGCTAAAATGATTGTATCCAGATTTAGGATTAATGTTGAGAAAGGGTCGTATTATTAGAATAATTCACGTTTTAATTGCCATTTTTATGCTATATATTATTGCATAACTTGTGttattacaaaacataaaatcgTCACAACTATTAGCAGTATGCATACaaaatagaatgatttctttggAATGACAGGCAACAGTGGCTGGATGGTTGAGCGTCCAGCAAAGCATATAGcaaccagttgagatcacggtcattttactgctttaattgagataaacccatctaaaacgtcaatcatacaaaacaatatagtcataatatgatattaataatgataaaattatgtattttcatacagcgaaagtgattagagagcgcgttatactcgcgtctcagcagtggctggctgggctatgcgtcattttccaccagttgagatcacggtcatttgactgctttaattgagataaacccatctaaaacgtccaccatacaaaagaatagagtcataatatgatattaataataataaaactatgtattttcatgcagagagagtgattagagaacgcgttatactcgcgtctcagcagtggctggctgggctatgcgtcattttccaccagttgagatcacggtcatttgactgctttaattgagataaacccatctaaaacgtgaattatacaaaagaatagagtcataagattatattaataataatacaattatgtatttccatgcaacGATAGAAATAAGGAACGCGTTACACTCTGCCAGCCACCGCTGACAGACCTGCCAGAATcaagactggcagctgccaccagcgccactggcaggtcacgtgacctgccagaatcagactggcagctgccaccaggtCATGTGACCTGTCAGTGGCTGCTGCCGCCAGCCAGTTGAAGATTGAACCCCCACTCCTTCTTTGTCGTGAAATTACGTAATCCTTAATACTGCTAAAGGTCATAAATTGGAGCCAGAGAAGTTTCGGTCCTTAAAACCAaacatttacacgacaatgatTTTGTAAATGCTGCATATGAACAGCTGAGGTGTGACTGACCAGTATAACACATgaaacaaacactataaactggtaaatttgaataaaaaagccaatttgcattttcattcaaaGATTTTGCATTGAAGTAGAACATCTCTGCTAATACATCACAGTGAAACACAAAGGTTCATGTTAGAACTGAATCTGTGAATGTGCCGGTTTCAGAAGTACCTGTTGATACAAGACAGCTTGTTTTATGACTCAGCTTTATGATttgcatgcatacatacagCATAGGACACATGCAGCTACGGCTGGATTGAGAAGCGACTGTGATTTGTGTAAAATCATGAAGTCACTCCCATTGTGTCAGTGGTTCTACCTGTTTCACCTGCTCTCCCACCCCAACTGTCTCAAAGAAGAGTCTAGCCGTGTGGAATCTGCCTTTAGACCAACACAAGAATGGATTTATAAACCTTTTCAGAAACTTGAGCATCTTCTTTTCTCCTCCCAGTGGATTTTGAGCTAGAGTAACACGTAAGCACTAAATACAGACTGACACAATACTGCTAGGGTGAACATGGGGACAGATTTAGCCTACAACTTTGTCTTCAAAGGTAAGTTTGATTTATGTTTATTGGAGATCAGATTTATGTGAAATGATGGTTCTGAAACTTGGTGATAATCAATAGCCTATACTAAATAAATGTTCTCTTTCTGTCTTATCATATGAATTTTATAGAATTTGTGAATTAGAAAAAAAGCAAGCTTTTGTTGTCTTTCAGTGGTTTTAATTGGAGAATCAGGGGTTGGAAAGAGCAACTTACTGTCAAGATTTACCAAAAACGAGTTCAATCATGACAGCCGTACAACCATTGGGGTGGAATTCAGCACTCGCTCCATTCAAGTGGATAATATTACCATCAAGGCCCAGATCTGGGACACTGCAGGTCTAGAGCGCTACAGGGCTATTACTTCAGCGTAAGTCCCTCATTATtgtcatttcaaaatatatatccTTTAATCTTTCGGATAACTCTGATCTATGCATGTTCACACTAATCTTTATTTAAGATAATGCAGCAGCCTGTGgaattttttaatttagcaTCACACCCAGAACCACTCCTTTTCTCACCTGGTAAACAGTTAGAAGTATTACTGACATCTACAGTGGCCCCAAATATATTTGCATGACTTTTAACTCTTTTACTGTATCCTAATTTGTTTGTAGATGCcatttggtttgatattttatgTCACTGAATCTATTGCAGTGACACTGATACGTTTCTTTAAATATCTAGAATACATTTTTGGGAGTCACCACTACTTATATTGCATGATATTGCAagttaaatgtaattatttggTAATTTATTGTAAACCAAATAATGATTCATAAAGCACAATTTGAGCCAATTCTTGTGTCTGCACGTGTGATAATGAATAGTTTGGCTCTTGTAGGTATTACAGGGGAGCAGTGGGTGCATTGCTGGTGTATGACATCACCAAGCACCTGACGTATGAGAACGTTGAGCGATGGCTGAAGGAACTGTATGACCACGCTGATCCACATATAGTAGTCATGCTTGTGGGAAATAAAAGTGACCTGGGAAATGTACGCACTGTACCAACAGAGGAGGCTAAGGACTTCGCAGGTACATGTTATAACCCTTTTAAGGACATTTCAGCcctaaagtgatagttcacacACATTCTGTCgtcattacttaccctcatgttgctcTAAGTCTGTCTTACTTTCTTATGCGAAATGCATTGAAAGTCCAATGTTGTTTGGACCccaatcaaaatatcttcttttgtgttccgaagaagaaagtcatgcaggtttggaatgacatgaatgtgagtaaatgatgacagaattttcattttcgggtgaactatcactttaagacATATTGTACTATGAAACACAAAGCTGTACTgacatatatttacattttttgataAAACAGAGGCCAAAGgcttactttttatggaaacttCTGCATTAGAGTCAACCAATGTTGAATCCGCCTTTCTTGAAGTTCTAACAGGTGAGTTTTCTTTTTACTTCTGtcactgttaaagggttagttcaaccaaaaatgaaaattctgccattaattattcaccctcatgtcgttccacacccgtaagaccttcattcatcttcagaacacaaattaagatatttctgataaaatctgatggctcagtgaggcctctattgccagcaagatcatttccacTTTCAatacccagaaagctactaaaaacatatttaaaacagttcatgtgactacagttgtcaaccttaatattataaagtgacgagaatactttttgtgcgccaaaaaaacaaaatagcgactttatccaacaatatctagtttcaaaacactgtttcatgaagcttcaaagctttacaaatctttttgttttgaatcagtggttcggagcacaaATCAAATTGCCAAATTCACATGAACTATTgcaatttcgaaacacttatgacataatgaagcatcgtttactgaaatcaggtgattttggtgctctgaatcgctgattcgaaacaaaagattcggaAAGtgtcgaagcttcatgaagcagtgttttgatatcgcccatcactagatattgttgaataaagtctttatttatttagttttttggcacacaaaaagtgttctcgtcactttataatattaaggttgaaccactgcagtcacattaactgatttaaatatatttttagtacctttctgggcattgaaaaaggaaatgatcttgctggcaatagaggcctcactgagccatcagattttatcaaaaatatcttaatttgtgttccgaagatgaatgaaggtcttgcaggtgtggaacgacacgaaggtgagtaattaatgccagaattttcatcatttttgggtaatgaactaaccctttaacattgaAGCACAGCAAACTATTTCAGAATTTATATTTACTATGGAGTCAAAACCAGTTTATACCTGAAGTTTAAAACCCATCTTGACTTTAACTCACTTTAAATGCATAAAGACAGTGTTTAATGACGTTTCATCCATCAGAAATACACAAGAAAGTGGCTAGTAAAGAGGTGACCAGAGGTTCTATCAGTGCGGTGACCCTGGGTCAGACCTTGGGCCCCACCAGCGAGTTCAAGGAGAGGCAGTCCTGCTGTAAAAGCTGAACAGATGAAAGATCATCCAGACAAAGTCATCAAGAGCAAAACAAAGACATTTCTCTATGACACTGATTATGTCATACCTGCATGGATGTACTTCATACTTGACCCTCATTCAATGAGGAAAATAGGGAGGGGACCAGCGTTTTTTAgagttattgtttttttggcttgttttttacttttaaatcgTGTAAACAATTAGAACTGATGATGTAAAACATGATGCGTTTTTAGATTGTTTATTATCATTAGACATGAGTGTAAATTACTCTTATGAATAAACCACAAATGGGTTGTGATGTATTATAAAGCTATTTATATGGTGTTGAAATGAACATAAATTAATTCTATTTCAGTACAGACTTTAAGTCTGTAAAATCTAAACTCAATCTATGAAACAAAGTACATATGTTGGACTGATCAATGAGACATTTATTGattattgatatttttgcattaaattaatttttttccctaAAAGTTGACACTGAGATCTGAGTTCTTGCCTCCAAAAAATAACTGCAGAATTATTATAGAAATGCAAAGAgctctacggaagaggattagggctaagcaataataaaaaaataaaaccatctcgagattaatgttgttaaatttcgagaaaaaactcgagataaaatgttgagaataaagtcattaaattacgagaaaaaagttgttaaatttcgagaaaaaagtcgaaataaaatgttgagaataaagtcattaaattacgagaaaaaagttgttaaatttcgagaacaaatttgttaaattatgagaaaaatgttgttacatttcgagaaaaaagtcgagataaaatgttgagaataaactcattaaattatgagaaaagtcgttaaattacgagaacaaattcgttaaattacaaatttgttctcaaaatttaacaacttttttctcaaaatttaatgactttattctcataatttaacaatttttttctcataatttaacgacttttttctcgtaatttaatgactttattctcacaatttaatgagtttattctcaacattttatctcgacttttttctcgaaatttaacgacatttttctcataatttaacgactttcttctcgtaatttaacgagtttattctcaacattttatcttgacttttaacaagttttttctcgtaatttaatgtctttattctcaacattttatctcgacttttttcccgaaatttaacgagttttttcttgtaatttaacgagtttattctcaacattttatcttgacttttttcttgaaatttaacgagatttttctcgaaatttaacaactttaatctcgagatggttttatatttttattattgcttggccctaatcctcttccgtagagaTCTGCACACAGCTGCAACTTGCAAAATTCAATTTAACTGAAACAGTATTATTTTAAGACCTTAGTCAGGCACAAAAAACTGTTGTTTCAATGAATATAAGAAATTTTAATGCAAGCTATGGCAATGTGCTGGACTTACGGTGTGATTTGCTCAATACAAttgcatgtgtgtgttctgaTTTGTCTATAAAcatattcatttacatttatagaTGTCAgcataaagtgttatttttatgttatttttaatgcaatttgAAATATTTCCGTATGCAACCAATATACTTAAACACAAAGCAATAATACAGTAATTACTCTGGCTTAGTCAATAAATCCCGAAACTATCAAAaactagaattaaatattttttatttattttatattgagGTTTTTATAAATTCTTAACTAATCAGAGTTGTTTCTTTTAACATTCTCTAACAATCTTGGCACTAAAGAGTCAATATCTTTAAACATCCTTAATCTACCCATTAAAAGAAAAGCAGAAGAAGTCTTCAGAGTGGTAAACCATACATTTATAACTCATCAGTATATTCATTCCAGGTGTTTTTGAGTAGTGACACAAAAGTGAGATGAAAGGCTTAATGTTCAGTTCAGCTGATACACACAGTCAGTGCCTGGGTATTGAGGCAAATTCAGCTGGTATTTCTGTTCAAGTGCAGGAGGAACGAATCGTCCTCCCAGGAAGTGATATCGTCCTTTGAAGTGATTGGCCGCCTTCTTAGGGGCCGTGAGGGAGATAAGCATGTCAGGCTGAATCCCATCAGGACAGCCTTTCTCCACATCCCAGCCTAAAGAGTGAAAGAGACAGCACATCTTTGGTCATAAATAACTATTTAACTTACCATTACCTGgtatttaatgcaataaaaagATGCTTTTTGGCTCTTAAATGCTAATCAAACATGTTAATAAACCCAAAACATTTGCTTGGATTCCAATAAAATCAGTGGTTATCTGATTATGGTGTGTGTGAATTCTCACCTGAAGGTATGTCGACGCTAGCAATGGGAACAGTGATTTTCTTTAGTTTGGAGAGGATGTCTCCGAATGGCTCTCGCACCGCACCCTTAAAACTGAATCCAAAGATGGCATCCACCACCAAGTTATAAGCTTCATCAATCACATCAGCCTAAACACAGCATGGTGGGAAAATACATGACATACAGTACTTAGACACATAGTATACATATTAAATATACTGTTGATCAAAAatttgggattggtaagatgcttttaaaaagaagtctcttctgctcaccaagctgcatttatttgatcaaaaatacaattaaaaattgaaaaattatttccatttaaaataactgttttctattttaatatattttaaaatgtcatttattcctgtgatgtcaaagctgaattttcagcatcattactccagtcttcagtgtcacatgatccttcagaaatcattctaatatgctaatttgctactcaagaaatttcttattatcatcaatgttgaaaacagttgggctgagtaatattttttgtggaaaccatgatatattttttcaggaatctttgattaatagaaagtttacAGCATTTACTAGacagatacattttttattttttaatattataaaatgtcttcactgccacttttgatcaatttaacgcatcctccttgctgaataaaaatattaaattctttttttctttcgttcctttttttttataaaaatgactgtccccaaacttctgaacagttgtttatacatataaaaatgtaaatatacatAAATTAACATAATACATTAACATAAAtccattttttatgtaaaaggtaaaaattcaaaatgttgaaatgtcagaTAGGTGTCTCTAGGACATTCAGTGCAGTCAGTGCATTATTTTTAGTTATTAATGAGGAAGAGGAACCCATAtgagaggtaaaaaaaaaaacggaccCCCCACGGtgtaaaaaatgtgttattgACCACTGAGGTTTCTGTTGTACCTCAGGCATCTCTGACAGGAAGGATATATCCATCTTCTCACACTGGGTAGTAAGATTCTGAAACAGCTGTTTGTTGGGGCGCTTTGGGTACAATACAGATGGTTCATAACCCTAGGAGATTCACATGCAATATGAATAAACTCAATACGCCTTCATAAAATATTAAGTTTAATGAGGGAAAGATTTGAAACAGGTGCAGTGATTTTATTTTCAGGTATAAGTCGAACTCACAAACAGTTTGAGATGTCTAGCACAAACCAAGCCATCTCCTCCGTTATTTCCAGGCCCACAGATCACCAGAACTCTGGGTGGACTCCTGAGCAGTGATTGTAGAGGATAGCCCTATGAAGTAAACATCTGATTTGATTGTGTGTAATGGGTATAAGCTGTATTTGATTCTTTCCACATGATGGTGGAGCATCAGATGTACCTTTGACACAGCTGTGGCACAGCTAAGCCCGGCCAACTCCATCAGCTGATCCACACTGAAGCTGTACTCATTGAACAGCTCCTCGTCAATGTGCTGAGCCTCTTCTTGTCTATGATGACAGAAATCGGGAATAAAAATGGTTGTGTTCGTGCCAGAAAGTTGGGGAATACATACAGTAGTACAAAGCCAAACAATGAAACACAATGTATCTTCAatgcagggttattatagttaaccaaaattaattttcattaactgaaataaacttgaactttattttgtttcagCTAGTtgtcaaggcaacatttctcattttcatttagtttaacttgaagaacaaaaataattaaaactgaaataaaaaatatattcactatattgccaaaagtatagcgggtatgcacgtgacgtcaccgtcgaccgttacgactgcggttacgcccactgagtgggACAAAGACAgagtggcagcattggtttttaGCGAGAATGCAGcgaaaaacacataaaacacatgcaaaacGTGAATGAGCTTtgcgattgactgtacaaatagctttgacacaaaatctcAAGTTCAAGTTTTTATTTAGCCATTTCAACAATACAGTTGATAGGAATTTGCTCACATAGTTAACAGCAATGCACTAACAcagcacacacatatacagacATGAACAACACATATTGCACATTAGGTGTGTCAGCTGGTTATAGACCAGACCATAAAATGCTTAGTGCAAGCAACACAACCAGAAATCAGTCCACAAGTTTATAACCTAAATCAAAAATTCAAGCATCAAGCCATGTTTAAATGTTGTATAGCTTGGAGGTAAGTGCTATCTCTAAAGTGTGATGTTCTGCTGGTGATGCTTCTGTACCTCTTCCCTGATGGCAGAAGAGTGAACAGGTGATGGGTGGTAGGGGTCGTTGATGATGCTT from Chanodichthys erythropterus isolate Z2021 chromosome 15, ASM2448905v1, whole genome shotgun sequence harbors:
- the rab25a gene encoding ras-related protein Rab-25a isoform X2, yielding MGTDLAYNFVFKVVLIGESGVGKSNLLSRFTKNEFNHDSRTTIGVEFSTRSIQVDNITIKAQIWDTAGLERYRAITSAYYRGAVGALLVYDITKHLTYENVERWLKELYDHADPHIVVMLVGNKSDLGNVRTVPTEEAKDFAEAKGLLFMETSALESTNVESAFLEVLTEVFRVVNHTFITHQYIHSRCF
- the rab25a gene encoding ras-related protein Rab-25a isoform X1 encodes the protein MGTDLAYNFVFKVVLIGESGVGKSNLLSRFTKNEFNHDSRTTIGVEFSTRSIQVDNITIKAQIWDTAGLERYRAITSAYYRGAVGALLVYDITKHLTYENVERWLKELYDHADPHIVVMLVGNKSDLGNVRTVPTEEAKDFAEAKGLLFMETSALESTNVESAFLEVLTEIHKKVASKEVTRGSISAVTLGQTLGPTSEFKERQSCCKS
- the naxe gene encoding NAD(P)H-hydrate epimerase; the encoded protein is MLGVRALFGIGLLVTSRGGSVLTHTGACARVASNIYSKHRQACTMANTIKYLGQEEAQHIDEELFNEYSFSVDQLMELAGLSCATAVSKGYPLQSLLRSPPRVLVICGPGNNGGDGLVCARHLKLFGYEPSVLYPKRPNKQLFQNLTTQCEKMDISFLSEMPEADVIDEAYNLVVDAIFGFSFKGAVREPFGDILSKLKKITVPIASVDIPSGWDVEKGCPDGIQPDMLISLTAPKKAANHFKGRYHFLGGRFVPPALEQKYQLNLPQYPGTDCVYQLN